One Vitis vinifera cultivar Pinot Noir 40024 chromosome 8, ASM3070453v1 genomic window carries:
- the LOC100261411 gene encoding uncharacterized protein LOC100261411, whose protein sequence is MAKDGPDWDGLLKWSLAHSDGTRPPRNLSEEERKWFMEAMQTQSVDVVKRMKEITLVMQTPEQVLEAQGVTSADIEDMLDELQEHVESIDMANDLHSIGGLVPLLGYLKNSHSGIRAKAAEVITTIVQNNPRSQQLVMEANGFEPLLSNFTSDPDITVRTKALGAIASLIRHNKPGIAAFRLANGYAALRDALGSESVRFQRKALNLIHYLLHENSSDCNVVSELGFPRIMMHLASSDDSEVREAALRGLLELAQDKTSGGSDGLGEEDEKLKQLLQERIKGISLMSPEDLGAAREERHLVDSLWNACYNEPSSLRGEGLVVLPGDDAPPPDVASKHFEPPLRAWAANQEANRAPGTEKKEAAPLLLGFSPQQPETPHVHSSSSGGEDAGQRSIPR, encoded by the exons ATGGCCAAAGACGGACCCGATTGGGATGGATTACTCAAATGGAGCCTCGCTCATTCCGATGGAACTCGTCCTCCTCGTAACCTAAG TGAGGAGGAGCGAAAATGGTTTATGGAAGCTATGCAAACCCAGAGTGTTGATGTTGTTAAGCGCATGAAAGAAATCACTCTTGTTATGCAAACTCCAGAGCAAGTTTTGGAGGCTCAAGGAGTTACTTCTGCAGATATTGAAG ATATGTTAGATGAGTTACAAGAGCATGTGGAGTCTATTGACATGGCCAATG ATCTGCACTCTATTGGTGGTTTGGTTCCTCTCCTGGGTTACCTGAAGAACTCTCATTCTGGCATTCGAGCAAAGGCTGCAGAGGTTATAACAACCATTGTCCAGAACAACCCAAGGAGTCAACAGCTGGTAATGGAAGCAAATGGCTTTGAGCCTCTCCTCTCTAACTTCACTTCAGACCCTGATATAACTGTTCGAACTAAAGCACTTGGTGCAATAGCTT cTTTAATTCGTCACAACAAGCCAGGCATTGCTGCTTTTCGACTCGCAAATGGTTATGCGGCTTTGAGAGATGCTTTGGGTTCTGAGAGTGTGAGATTCCAAAG GAAAGCCTTGAATTTGATCCATTACCTACTACATGAGAATAGTTCAGACTGCAATGTAGTAAGTGAGCTGGGATTCCCTCGCATAATGATGCATCTTGCCTCCAGTGATGATTCCGAGGTACGAGAAGCTGCCCTTCGAGGCCTTCTTGAGCTTGCTCAAGACAAGACAAGTGGAGGCAGTGATGGTTTAGGCGAAGAAGATGAGAAATTGAAGCAACTTCTTCAAGAAAGGATTAAAGGTATCAGCTTAATGTCACCTGAGGATCTTGGGGCTGCTAGGGAAGAGAGACACCTTGTGGACTCGCTCTGGAATGCCTGCTACAATGAGCCATCTTCTCTTCGTGGGGAGGGGCTTGTTGTTCTTCCCGGGGATGATGCACCCCCACCTGATGTTGCCAGCAAGCATTTTGAACCTCCTCTGAGAGCTTGGGCTGCAAACCAAGAAGCTAATAGAGCTCCTGGTACTGAAAAGAAGGAAGCCGCTCCTCTCCTGTTGGGATTTAGCCCTCAACAGCCTGAAACACCTCATGTCCATAGCAGTTCAAGTGGAGGTGAGGATGCTGGACAGAGGAGTATTCCAAGGTAA